The Megasphaera elsdenii DSM 20460 genome includes the window AAGACGGTAAATCCGTCCTCTATGATGGCCGTACAGGGGAACCGATGGACCGCCGCGTCACGGTTGGTTACACGTACTTCCTCAAACTGCATCACCTTGTCGACGACAAGATCCATGCTCGTTCGACCGGCCCGTACTCCCTGGTTACGCAGCAGCCGCTCGGTGGTAAAGCCCAGTTCGGCGGCCAGCGTTTCGGTGAAATGGAAGTCTGGGCTCTGGAAGCGTATGGCGCAGCCTATACCCTCCAGGAAATGCTGACTGTCAAGTCTGACGATGTCGTCGGCCGTGTCAAGGCTTACGAAAAGATCGTCAAAGGTGAAAATATTCCTGAACCGGGCGTACCGGAATCGTTCAAGGTCCTCCTCAAAGAACTCCAGGCTATCGGCCTCGACGTCCAGATCCTGAACGAAGACGGTGAAGAAGTCGTCATCAAGGAACTCGACGATGACGATGAAACGGAACCGGAACAGACCGATGAACTCCGCCGCGTCATGGAAGGTGAAAATGGTCCGGATACCCCGGCTGCACCGGCTGAAGACGCTCCTGCCGAAGGAGAAGAAGGCGAAGAACAGGAACCCGTCGCCAACGGCGATGAAGATGACATCATGAGCGCTATGAGCCTCGATGCCGTCGCTGAAGCTGAACAGGCCGACGATGATGATATTACTGAAGATGATGAATAACGAGTCGATAGAAGGGAGCGGTATTAGTGCTTGATGTGAATGAATTCGATTCCATGCGGATTGGTCTTGCTTCGCCGGAAAAGATCCTCGAATGGTCCCACGGGGAAGTCAAGAAACCAGAAACGATCAATTACCGTACATTGAAACCGGAACGGGATGGGTTGTTCTGCGAACGCATTTTTGGGCCGACAAAGGACTGGGAATGTCACTGCGGCAAATACAAACGTATCCGGTATAAAGGTGTCGTCTGCGACCGCTGCGGCGTCGAAGTCACGCGCGCCAAAGTCCGTCGTGAACGGATGGGCCATATTAAACTGGCTACACCGGTATCTCATATTTGGTATTTTAAAGGCATCCCCAGCCGGATGGGCCTGATCCTCGATATTTCTCCCCGTTCGCTGGAAAAAGTCTTGTACTTCGCCTCGTACATCGTCCTCGATCCGGGCGATACGCCGCTCTCCAAGCAGCAGCTGATGACGGAAACGGAATATCGTCAGTACCTGGATATGTACGGCGATAAATTCCGCGTCGGCATGGGCGCTGCAGCTGTCAAGGAACTGCTGCAGGGCCTGGACCTGGACCAGTTGGACAAACAGCTCCGCGATGAACTCCGCGATTCGTCGGGCCAGCGCCGCGTCCGCGCTATCCGCCGCCTGGAAGTCGTCGAAGCCTTCCGTCACTCCGGCAACAAACCGGAATGGATGATCATGGACGTCATCCCGGTCATCCCGCCGGAACTGCGCCCGATGGTCCAGCTCGACGGCGGCCGCTTCGCTACGTCTGACCTGAACGATCTCTATCGCCGGGTCATCAACCGTAACAACCGCTTGAGCCGCCTCCTGGAACTGGGAGCGCCGGATATCATCGTCCGCAACGAAAAACGTATGCTCCAGGAAGCCGTCGACGCCCTCATCGATAACGGCCGCCGCGGCCGTCCGGTCACGGGCCCGGGCAACCGTCCCCTCAAATCCCTGTCGGACATGCTGAAAGGGAAACAGGGCCGTTTCCGTCAGAACTTGCTCGGTAAACGTGTCGACTACTCCGGCCGTTCGGTTATCGTCGTCGGTCCGGAAATGAAGATGCACCAGTGTGGCCTGCCGAAAGAAATGGCCCTGGAACTCTTCAAGCCTTTCGTCATGAAGAAACTTGTCGAAAAGGGCATTGCTACCAATATCAAGAACGCCAAGAAGAAAGTCGAACGCGTGAACACGGAAGTATGGGACGTCCTGGAAGACGTTATCAAGGAACATCCTGTTCTCTTGAACCGTGCCCCGACACTGCATCGTCTGGGTATCCAGGCTTTCGAACCGATCCTCTGGGAAGGCCGCGCCATCAAGCTTCATCCGCTGGTCTGCACGGCATTCAACGCCGACTTCGACGGTGACCAGATGGCCTGCCATCTGCCCTTGTCCGTAGAAGCCCAGTCCGAAGCCCGGACGCTCATGCTCTCGTCGCACAACATCCTGGCTCCGAAAGACGGCAAACCGGTTGCTGTCCCGACACAGGACATGGTCCTCGGTGCTTATTACCTGACGTTGGTCAAACCGGCCGCCAAGGGCGAAGGCAAGATCTTCTCCAACTACGACGAAGTCATGCTCGCTTACGATGCCAAGGTCATCGACATCGAAGCCCTGATCAAGGTCCGCATCCCCGGCCACGGCCTCATCGAAACGACGGCAGGCAAACTGCTCTACAACTATCAGATCTACGAACCACTGCGCCTCTTCCATACGGATAAGGTCATGGTCTTCACGGATCCGAAAGATACGGTCTTTGCTTACGAAAACGGCCTCATCGACTGGTCCCACTTCGTCAAGATCAAAGACGAAGACGGCCATATCCATGACTATGGCTTCTCGCAGCTGAAAGAAAAATTCGGCGTCGACCTCACGGCTACGCGTCCCTTGCCGAAACGCAAGATCGACGAAGCCGCTGTCGCTGAATTCAAGAAAGATAAAGAATATGTCGACGTCAACTGCCTGGGCGTCCTCATGAGCAAGAAACAGATCGGCAAACTCGTCGATGCCTGCTTCCACCTCGTCGGCAACACCAAGACGGCAGAACTGTTGGACAAGATCAAGGCCATCGGCTACCATTACGCCCGCCAGGCCGGTATGTCCATCGCTATTTCGGACATTCAGATCCCGGCAGAAAAATGGGATATCCTCAATGAAGCCGACAAGAAAGTCCAGAATGCCTATGCCATGTACCAGCGCGGTTTGATTACCGAAAACGAACGCTATAACAAGAGCGTCGA containing:
- the rpoC gene encoding DNA-directed RNA polymerase subunit beta', whose product is MLDVNEFDSMRIGLASPEKILEWSHGEVKKPETINYRTLKPERDGLFCERIFGPTKDWECHCGKYKRIRYKGVVCDRCGVEVTRAKVRRERMGHIKLATPVSHIWYFKGIPSRMGLILDISPRSLEKVLYFASYIVLDPGDTPLSKQQLMTETEYRQYLDMYGDKFRVGMGAAAVKELLQGLDLDQLDKQLRDELRDSSGQRRVRAIRRLEVVEAFRHSGNKPEWMIMDVIPVIPPELRPMVQLDGGRFATSDLNDLYRRVINRNNRLSRLLELGAPDIIVRNEKRMLQEAVDALIDNGRRGRPVTGPGNRPLKSLSDMLKGKQGRFRQNLLGKRVDYSGRSVIVVGPEMKMHQCGLPKEMALELFKPFVMKKLVEKGIATNIKNAKKKVERVNTEVWDVLEDVIKEHPVLLNRAPTLHRLGIQAFEPILWEGRAIKLHPLVCTAFNADFDGDQMACHLPLSVEAQSEARTLMLSSHNILAPKDGKPVAVPTQDMVLGAYYLTLVKPAAKGEGKIFSNYDEVMLAYDAKVIDIEALIKVRIPGHGLIETTAGKLLYNYQIYEPLRLFHTDKVMVFTDPKDTVFAYENGLIDWSHFVKIKDEDGHIHDYGFSQLKEKFGVDLTATRPLPKRKIDEAAVAEFKKDKEYVDVNCLGVLMSKKQIGKLVDACFHLVGNTKTAELLDKIKAIGYHYARQAGMSIAISDIQIPAEKWDILNEADKKVQNAYAMYQRGLITENERYNKSVEIWTKATNDVTDVMMDNMDPFNSIFMMADSGARGSRDQIRQVAGMRGLMADPSGRIIDLPIKANFREGLSVLDYFTSSHGARKGLADTALRTADSGYLTRRLVDVSQDVIVREDDCDVFGIDLVRERARLASSCRQAVNLLRDKLIGRVLARDIADPETGDIVFPAEHLLTNDDMDTVIEHQIPKLYLRGSQMDINDDLNHTNVIETVSLGAPEEGFRAAIRKSMAENMLGKTVEKAVIDSNGIEICAKGTPLTEDAIDRILNSDVDEVKVRNNDIRGVEVTAIVEDSGNGVIESLEDRIEGRTAAETLVNPETGEVIVALNEEIMADQAKEIAKYYDKVRIRSVLTCRSRYGVCAKCYGRDLGTGGKVNVGESVGTIAAQSIGEPGTQLTMRTFHTGGVATAGDITQGLPRVEELFEARKPKGNAIVTEISGTVSITEKEDHHDINIVHVTSKDGEERSYTIPFGSHLVVHEGDVIEKGSRITAGSINPHDILHIQGVEATQRYLVYEVQKVYKSQGVGINDKHIEVIVRQMLRKMKIEDAGDADVLPGDYIDVNIFEDMNKRIVSNGGKPAIGKPMLLGITKAALATDSFLSAASFQETTRVLTDAAIKGKIDPLLGLKENVIIGKLIPAGTGMSRYRKIKVVKTVPSISYEDEEGNPVEAPEGADTTPEAGH